Proteins encoded together in one Riemerella anatipestifer window:
- a CDS encoding deoxyguanosinetriphosphate triphosphohydrolase has product MDLNQLFTNQRTGNDPNTKVSRNDFQRDYDRIIFSSAFRRLQNKTQVFPLPGSVFVHNRLTHSLEVSSVGRSLGSLAGAFLVETFKNDLSETAKHFYTYQLGEVIAAACLCHDIGNPAFGHSGEDAIASYFTRNESELKPKFAPNEWADFINFEGNANAIRVLTNKQVGKEKGGIQLTHTTLASIAKYPCEAIAKDKSVLHRKKFGFFQSEKETFKHIAENTAMIQETQNPLGYKRHPFVWLVEAADDICYNIIDMEDAHRLGIVNTSDCKNLFYDLIKSIEIDTKKIDQKLSVITDSNEQISYLRAKVINSLINKSIEIFKDNAVDLLEGNFASSLLGIYQKENDALQKIEKFSVEKIYNHKAVVEIENAGYNVMYELLNHFIPSAVLAPSERKGYDKKALQLIPNQFRVEEGSVYQKVLGVLDFVSGMTDNYATDLYRKIKGIDIGMTM; this is encoded by the coding sequence ATGGATTTAAACCAACTTTTCACCAATCAAAGAACAGGTAACGACCCTAATACCAAAGTTTCTCGAAACGATTTCCAAAGGGATTATGATAGAATTATATTCTCTTCGGCTTTCAGAAGGTTGCAAAATAAAACGCAAGTGTTCCCATTGCCAGGGAGTGTTTTCGTGCATAATAGGCTTACGCATTCGTTGGAGGTTTCTTCTGTTGGGCGGAGTTTAGGAAGTCTAGCGGGAGCTTTCTTGGTGGAAACTTTTAAGAATGATTTATCCGAAACAGCAAAACACTTCTATACTTATCAGCTAGGAGAGGTTATCGCAGCGGCTTGTCTTTGCCACGATATAGGTAACCCTGCTTTTGGACATTCGGGAGAAGATGCCATCGCAAGTTATTTCACTAGGAATGAAAGTGAACTTAAACCTAAATTCGCACCTAACGAATGGGCAGATTTTATCAATTTTGAAGGAAATGCCAATGCGATAAGAGTGCTTACCAATAAGCAAGTAGGAAAGGAAAAAGGAGGCATTCAACTTACCCATACTACTTTAGCGAGTATCGCAAAGTATCCTTGTGAGGCGATAGCTAAAGATAAAAGTGTTCTGCACCGAAAGAAGTTTGGATTCTTCCAAAGCGAAAAAGAAACTTTTAAGCACATTGCCGAAAATACAGCAATGATACAGGAAACTCAAAATCCGTTAGGCTACAAAAGACACCCTTTTGTGTGGTTGGTAGAAGCGGCAGATGATATTTGCTACAATATCATAGATATGGAAGACGCCCATAGATTGGGGATTGTAAATACTTCGGATTGTAAAAACTTGTTTTATGATTTAATAAAATCCATAGAGATTGACACTAAAAAGATAGACCAAAAACTAAGTGTAATTACGGATAGTAACGAGCAAATTTCTTATTTAAGAGCTAAAGTCATCAACTCTTTAATTAACAAGTCTATTGAAATATTTAAAGATAATGCGGTAGATTTATTAGAAGGGAATTTTGCTAGTTCGTTGCTTGGCATTTACCAAAAAGAAAATGATGCCCTCCAAAAGATAGAGAAATTTTCCGTTGAAAAAATATATAATCATAAAGCAGTAGTAGAGATTGAAAACGCGGGTTATAATGTAATGTATGAGTTGCTAAATCACTTTATTCCTTCGGCGGTTCTAGCCCCTTCGGAGCGAAAAGGTTATGATAAAAAGGCTCTTCAGCTAATTCCTAATCAGTTTAGGGTAGAGGAGGGAAGTGTGTATCAAAAAGTATTGGGCGTATTAGATTTTGTAAGCGGTATGACAGATAACTACGCCACCGACCTTTACCGAAAAATTAAAGGAATTGATATTGGTATGACGATGTAG
- a CDS encoding DUF493 domain-containing protein: protein MVETFEDDATKDPYHSFREKLNEAHDFPSDYLFKFIFPNDKAKLTEIYQIFDNTQNSISTKESKNGKYISASIQAFVLDANQVINLYKEVHKIEGVIML, encoded by the coding sequence ATGGTAGAAACATTTGAAGACGACGCAACTAAAGACCCTTATCATTCGTTTAGAGAGAAACTAAATGAAGCCCACGATTTTCCTTCGGATTATCTTTTTAAATTTATTTTCCCTAATGATAAGGCTAAACTTACAGAAATTTATCAGATTTTTGATAATACTCAAAACTCCATATCTACCAAGGAAAGTAAGAATGGTAAGTACATCTCTGCCAGTATCCAAGCGTTTGTTCTAGATGCAAATCAGGTGATTAACCTTTATAAAGAAGTTCATAAGATAGAAGGCGTAATAATGCTATAA
- a CDS encoding DUF4294 domain-containing protein gives MNFKINLLIIFLCIGFMSKAQKDTLVVKALSQYPKELLKKDDYGNYYYYDAKQQAKIYEIEGETVIVLDEVVIPNKPRFNNQLDKNYYFFLSKKLNRVYPLFITALEQYNEINNYTSRLDDKSEKRKYIKAKQEELAQAYEKKLRDLTTSEGRIFAKLMYRATGKSVYDIIKELRGGWSAFWWNVKGNIADVDIKEPYDPYRNRHDEFVESLLQSYWNLGYFAPYEGHKNFKVRKE, from the coding sequence ATGAATTTTAAAATAAATCTACTGATTATTTTTTTGTGTATCGGTTTTATGTCTAAAGCACAAAAGGATACCCTTGTTGTAAAGGCGCTATCACAATATCCAAAGGAATTACTCAAGAAAGATGACTACGGAAATTACTATTATTACGATGCGAAACAACAAGCTAAAATCTACGAAATTGAGGGCGAAACAGTAATCGTTTTAGATGAAGTAGTTATTCCAAACAAGCCTAGATTTAATAATCAGTTAGATAAAAATTATTATTTCTTTTTAAGTAAAAAATTGAACCGAGTTTACCCTTTATTTATCACCGCTTTAGAACAATATAACGAAATAAATAACTACACCTCTCGTCTTGATGATAAATCTGAAAAAAGAAAATACATAAAAGCTAAACAAGAAGAACTTGCACAAGCCTACGAAAAAAAACTAAGAGATTTAACCACCTCCGAAGGTCGTATTTTTGCCAAACTAATGTACAGAGCCACAGGCAAAAGCGTGTACGATATTATAAAAGAATTAAGAGGAGGCTGGAGTGCTTTCTGGTGGAATGTAAAGGGGAATATTGCTGATGTAGATATAAAAGAACCTTACGACCCATACAGAAATAGACACGATGAATTTGTAGAATCTCTACTACAATCTTATTGGAATCTAGGTTATTTTGCACCTTATGAAGGGCATAAAAATTTTAAAGTAAGAAAGGAGTAA
- a CDS encoding M42 family metallopeptidase: protein MKFEKKSLKFLEQYLNTASPTGYEHAGQKLWMDYIKPYVDEVRTDHYGTAYGIINPDAPFKVVIEAHADEISWYVNYITEDGLIYVIRNGGSDQSIAPSKVVNIHGEKGIVKGVFGWPAIHTRAKQEEPVPKIENIFIDCGAKSKEEVEKMGIYVGCMITYPDTFFELNDRYFVCRALDNRIGGFMIAEVARLLKENKNKLPFGLYITNSVQEEVGLYGAEMIANTIKPNIAIVTDVTHDTTTPFIDKKKEGEQKCGDGPVVFFAPSVHHNIRTLITDTAKAKKIPFQRAASSRVTGTDTDAFAHSNGGVPSALISLPLRYMHTTVEMVDKTDVQNVIKLIYETLLKITPEMELKYHK from the coding sequence ATGAAATTTGAAAAGAAATCTTTAAAATTTTTAGAACAATACCTTAATACAGCTTCTCCTACAGGATATGAACACGCTGGACAGAAATTATGGATGGATTACATCAAGCCCTATGTAGATGAAGTAAGAACAGACCATTATGGGACGGCTTACGGAATCATCAATCCTGATGCTCCGTTCAAAGTAGTTATAGAAGCTCACGCTGACGAAATTTCTTGGTATGTTAATTATATTACTGAAGATGGACTTATCTATGTGATTAGAAATGGTGGTTCAGACCAAAGTATTGCTCCATCTAAAGTAGTAAATATCCACGGAGAAAAAGGCATTGTAAAAGGTGTTTTTGGGTGGCCTGCGATACATACTAGAGCTAAACAGGAAGAGCCTGTACCTAAAATAGAAAATATATTCATAGACTGTGGAGCGAAGTCTAAAGAGGAGGTGGAAAAAATGGGTATCTACGTTGGTTGTATGATTACTTATCCTGATACCTTTTTTGAACTTAACGACCGCTATTTTGTATGTCGTGCGTTGGATAATAGGATAGGTGGCTTTATGATAGCCGAAGTGGCTAGACTACTAAAAGAAAATAAAAATAAACTGCCATTTGGACTGTATATTACCAATTCTGTACAGGAGGAAGTTGGGCTTTACGGTGCCGAAATGATAGCTAACACCATTAAACCTAATATCGCTATCGTAACCGATGTTACCCACGATACTACGACGCCTTTTATTGACAAGAAAAAAGAAGGAGAACAAAAATGTGGCGATGGACCTGTGGTTTTCTTCGCTCCTAGTGTACACCATAACATTAGAACTCTAATTACAGATACCGCTAAAGCTAAAAAAATTCCTTTCCAAAGAGCCGCTTCTAGCCGTGTTACAGGGACAGATACTGATGCTTTTGCTCATTCTAATGGTGGCGTACCTTCTGCACTTATTTCGCTTCCGTTAAGGTATATGCATACTACGGTAGAGATGGTGGATAAAACTGATGTGCAAAATGTAATTAAACTCATTTATGAAACACTTCTTAAAATAACTCCTGAAATGGAACTGAAGTATCATAAGTAA
- a CDS encoding IS982-like element ISRa1 family transposase yields MNNIEQIYERILEVLGLFSENQLISYQRRTPKMSDLEVISLNITAEYLSIDSELQLFRKLPNSLINKIERSVYNKRKRRLSLQTEQIRQRISMEFNEFEDIFIVDSMPMKVCENARSTRSKICKEQSYSSPTYGYCASQKLYFYGYKLHAVCSLNGVIKNFDISPASVHDIHYLKDSGEQMRNCTLIGDRGYLSAKVQIDLFNYANIKLDTPMRSNQKDYIPQFSLYKKKRKRIETFFSQLCDQFMIKRNYAKTFEGFKTRIISKITAATVIQYINKFIFQRKLNHLKISII; encoded by the coding sequence ATGAACAACATAGAGCAAATATATGAAAGAATTTTGGAAGTTTTAGGACTTTTTTCAGAAAATCAACTGATTAGTTATCAGAGAAGAACACCTAAAATGAGCGATTTAGAAGTCATAAGTCTTAATATTACTGCTGAATACTTGAGTATTGATAGCGAATTACAGTTATTTAGAAAATTGCCAAACTCTCTGATAAACAAAATTGAAAGAAGTGTTTACAATAAGCGAAAACGAAGACTATCCCTACAAACAGAGCAAATTAGACAGCGTATTTCGATGGAGTTCAATGAGTTTGAAGATATTTTTATCGTTGATAGCATGCCAATGAAAGTTTGTGAAAACGCTCGTTCTACTCGTTCAAAAATTTGTAAAGAGCAATCCTATTCTTCACCAACATATGGTTATTGTGCTTCACAGAAATTATATTTCTATGGCTATAAACTACACGCAGTATGTTCTTTAAATGGTGTGATTAAGAATTTTGATATAAGCCCTGCATCCGTTCACGACATCCACTATTTAAAAGATAGTGGTGAGCAAATGCGAAACTGTACTTTAATTGGAGATAGAGGCTATTTATCAGCAAAAGTTCAAATAGATTTATTTAACTATGCTAATATTAAATTAGATACACCAATGAGAAGTAATCAGAAAGATTATATTCCTCAATTTTCATTGTACAAGAAAAAGCGAAAACGAATTGAGACATTTTTCTCTCAACTTTGCGACCAATTTATGATTAAAAGAAACTATGCTAAAACTTTTGAAGGCTTTAAAACAAGGATAATCAGTAAAATAACCGCCGCAACGGTTATTCAATATATCAATAAATTTATCTTCCAAAGAAAATTAAATCATCTAAAAATCAGTATTATTTAA
- a CDS encoding helix-turn-helix domain-containing protein: MNERKIDKAVFQKFKDEVEKLKKEKKMKKSDIAQALGYEKYQTFSNILQGITKLSLEDLLNFCDIFGYDISYFMNNSNEKEKHIEMMNINTIKTRMKNIEQQIDVVSKTNDMMKQLYISGITLAESQISNLRNLRALIGH, encoded by the coding sequence ATGAATGAAAGAAAAATAGATAAGGCTGTATTTCAGAAGTTTAAAGATGAAGTGGAGAAGTTGAAAAAGGAAAAAAAAATGAAGAAAAGTGATATTGCCCAGGCTTTAGGGTATGAAAAATATCAAACTTTCTCTAATATCCTGCAAGGGATTACAAAATTATCGTTGGAAGACCTGCTTAATTTTTGTGATATTTTTGGATATGATATTTCATATTTTATGAACAATTCAAATGAAAAGGAAAAGCACATTGAGATGATGAATATAAACACCATAAAAACAAGAATGAAAAATATAGAACAGCAGATAGATGTAGTATCTAAGACCAATGATATGATGAAACAGCTCTATATCTCAGGCATTACATTAGCCGAAAGTCAAATATCAAATCTTAGAAATTTAAGAGCTTTAATTGGGCATTAG
- a CDS encoding DUF4268 domain-containing protein has product MFSKQEAAQLKKEFWIAFGKSFPRKWLLYNTKIKDFSFKFFADNKKAMVCLDIEIKEELFRNAYFEKIQSLQSILDEALGEEAFFEETLYLDNGKEISRVWVECDGVSIFNKESWQKIFEFFVEKMMAFETVFYEYEDFIKDI; this is encoded by the coding sequence ATGTTTAGCAAGCAAGAAGCAGCACAACTGAAAAAAGAATTCTGGATTGCCTTTGGGAAATCTTTCCCTAGAAAATGGCTTCTTTATAATACCAAAATTAAAGATTTTTCATTTAAGTTTTTTGCCGATAACAAAAAGGCAATGGTGTGCTTAGATATAGAGATTAAGGAGGAACTTTTCAGAAATGCTTACTTTGAAAAAATACAATCTTTACAATCTATTTTAGATGAAGCTCTTGGTGAGGAGGCTTTTTTTGAAGAAACATTATATTTAGATAATGGTAAAGAAATTAGCCGAGTGTGGGTAGAGTGTGATGGTGTAAGTATTTTTAATAAAGAAAGTTGGCAAAAAATATTTGAGTTTTTTGTAGAAAAAATGATGGCATTTGAAACCGTATTTTATGAGTACGAAGATTTTATAAAAGATATTTAA
- a CDS encoding S46 family peptidase has translation MIKKPLILSAVVLPAVMAFAQQYGGMWMPTELNEKEMKELGMKISAKDIFNPEKPSIKDAVVQFNGGCTAEVISPKGLIITNHHCGYGQIQSHSSVEKDYLKDGFWAKNMGEELPNPGVTVDFIVDIKNVTNEVLKGNPSLSEQNIKDNIEALKKSFKLEPYQHIVVKPVYYGNQYYAYVIETFKDVRLVGAPPSSIGKFGSDTDNWVWPRHTGDFSMFRVYADKNNKPAEYSKDNIPYKPKHFLPISIKDKKENDFTFVFGFPGRTQEYLPSIAVEKIMKEIDPAMISMREVALKTLDEKMRVDDATRIKYASKYASVANYWKKWIGEVEGLKKSKAVDKKRAYEAELIKKNPEIKKTIDELNRLYTEQSAYALNRAYYNELLRNAETLNLANRYLDYLFNVEKGKNIEPKFFESLKSFYKDYDGALDAKVTAKLLALYTNKTPAEFLPKGFEEFKNEETNLKVIEEWSKNSVITGRKSLNGAYVTSDLDKVFQNKDTLVKELSSDPLLGVLAMLQTTYVQGTQSKFNEYQTQIDAQLKTFMVQQMATDKDRKFFPDANSTLRVTYGTVQGSNPRDAVYYGYKTHTSGIMEKYIPGDYEFDVPTRLINLYQNKDYGIYKDETGEVPVNFTATNHTTGGNSGSPALDAYGNLIGLNFDRQWEGTMSDINYDPKFSRNIMVDTKYILFIVDKFANAKWLLDEMKIIK, from the coding sequence ATGATAAAGAAACCTCTAATACTATCTGCCGTGGTGTTGCCTGCTGTAATGGCGTTTGCACAGCAATACGGAGGAATGTGGATGCCAACGGAGCTCAATGAGAAAGAAATGAAAGAGCTGGGAATGAAAATATCTGCAAAAGATATCTTCAATCCAGAAAAGCCTAGTATTAAAGATGCAGTGGTACAGTTCAACGGAGGGTGTACTGCAGAAGTTATTTCTCCTAAAGGGCTTATTATTACCAATCATCATTGTGGTTATGGGCAGATACAATCTCACTCTAGTGTAGAAAAAGATTATCTAAAAGATGGTTTTTGGGCTAAAAATATGGGAGAAGAGTTACCTAATCCTGGGGTAACTGTAGACTTTATTGTGGATATTAAAAATGTAACCAACGAAGTTTTAAAAGGAAATCCAAGTCTTTCTGAGCAAAATATCAAGGATAATATAGAGGCTTTAAAAAAATCGTTTAAACTAGAACCTTATCAGCATATTGTGGTAAAGCCTGTATATTATGGTAATCAATATTATGCTTATGTCATAGAAACTTTCAAAGATGTTCGTTTGGTAGGAGCTCCACCGTCTTCTATTGGCAAGTTTGGTAGTGATACAGATAATTGGGTTTGGCCTAGACATACGGGAGATTTCTCTATGTTCCGTGTTTATGCAGATAAAAATAACAAACCTGCAGAATATTCTAAAGATAACATTCCGTACAAACCAAAACATTTTTTACCAATTTCTATCAAAGACAAAAAAGAAAACGATTTTACTTTTGTATTTGGTTTTCCAGGGAGAACGCAGGAATATCTACCATCTATCGCTGTGGAAAAGATAATGAAAGAGATAGACCCTGCAATGATTTCTATGAGAGAGGTTGCTCTTAAAACTTTGGACGAAAAAATGCGTGTAGATGATGCAACAAGAATAAAGTATGCTTCTAAATATGCCTCGGTAGCCAACTATTGGAAAAAATGGATAGGTGAGGTGGAAGGGCTTAAAAAGTCTAAAGCGGTGGATAAAAAACGAGCGTATGAAGCGGAACTCATCAAAAAGAACCCTGAAATAAAGAAAACTATAGATGAGCTTAATAGACTTTATACAGAGCAATCTGCCTATGCATTGAATAGAGCGTATTATAACGAACTCTTAAGGAATGCAGAGACACTTAATCTAGCTAACCGCTATCTAGATTATCTGTTTAATGTAGAGAAAGGTAAGAATATAGAACCTAAGTTTTTTGAGAGTTTAAAATCTTTTTATAAAGATTACGATGGTGCATTAGATGCTAAAGTAACGGCAAAACTATTGGCTTTATATACCAACAAGACACCTGCGGAATTTCTTCCTAAAGGGTTTGAAGAATTTAAAAATGAAGAGACTAATCTTAAAGTCATAGAAGAATGGAGTAAAAACTCGGTAATTACAGGAAGAAAATCACTTAACGGAGCTTATGTAACGTCTGATTTAGACAAGGTATTTCAGAATAAAGATACTTTAGTAAAAGAGCTTAGTTCTGACCCACTTTTAGGAGTGTTAGCTATGTTACAAACGACTTATGTTCAAGGAACTCAATCTAAGTTTAATGAGTATCAAACCCAAATAGATGCTCAGCTTAAAACCTTTATGGTGCAGCAAATGGCGACGGATAAGGATAGAAAATTCTTCCCAGATGCTAACTCTACACTTAGGGTAACTTACGGAACGGTGCAAGGTTCTAATCCTAGAGATGCTGTATATTACGGATATAAGACTCATACTTCGGGGATTATGGAGAAATATATACCAGGAGATTATGAATTTGATGTTCCTACTCGTCTTATCAATCTTTATCAAAACAAAGATTATGGCATTTATAAAGATGAAACAGGAGAGGTGCCAGTTAATTTTACAGCGACTAATCATACCACAGGAGGTAACTCTGGAAGTCCTGCGTTAGATGCTTACGGTAACTTGATAGGACTTAATTTTGACCGCCAATGGGAAGGTACGATGAGCGACATCAATTACGACCCTAAATTCAGTAGAAATATTATGGTAGATACTAAGTATATCCTATTTATTGTTGATAAATTCGCTAATGCCAAATGGCTTTTAGACGAAATGAAAATTATAAAATAA
- a CDS encoding M16 family metallopeptidase encodes MKYDVISHTDKNGLEYLSVTNDDNQVRIYTLKNGLKVYLSKNSDAPRIQTYIPVRTGSNNDPKDNTGLAHYLEHIMFKGTSKIGSLDWEKERPLLQKLSDLFEQHKATQNEEEKKQIYKEIDTISQEAAQYAIPNEYDKILSSLGASGTNAHTWLDETVYKNNIPSNELEKWFKVEKERFSELTLRLFHTELESVYEEFNRAQDNDFRLVHYEIMDALFPNHPNGQQTTLGKAEHLKNPSMEALHKYFNEYYVPNNYALILVGDLDFEPTIALAERYFGTFSFRELPPKTPIIEQPINNIIKRTIKSPSAPRLQMAWRSHSYGTQEARLTEICTQILSNNGEVGLIDLNINQKQTALRASAFHSPFKSYGFLSIVIVPKENQTLDEAKDLILSQIEALKKGDFPDWLIPAIINDIKKGRLKQLETADGLATLLYETFIKEREWNEELNELNLYETITKEEVISFANEFFGENYVVVYKERGENDKLIRVENPKITPIKINKEAQSEFLTQLLAEKTHDIAPVFADYSKEILEDNLNGIKLSSIRNTQNNLAQMNFIFPMGTDNDKELGLVLEVLEYMGTDRYSPEEIKQEFYKIGINYSFQVGTDNISIMLGGLEENLATGVALMVHWLRNIQPDNSIYQTMVASILDAREISKKDKNQITRALVNYAKYGENSRFRDVITKERLQTAKAEDFTQRTQILLDYPYELFFYGQDIEAFKSALLDIGLTKGTLTPPTPKNYPEPVTNQNKVYLVYYDMVQVEIMKVGRGEEINPKNFGRISVFNEYFGRGLSSIVFQEIRESKSLAYSAYVSYTYPSQLKKYDYVTSYLGTQSDKMEIALNSINELMNEFPQVKSQFNNAKSSALKQIASQRLTKQNLYFNYLAIQKWGYSYDIRKDIYDEINSLSLDDLIDFYNQNIKPIPYHTAIIGQTKSLDLNYLKSLGTVQELSIEDLFGY; translated from the coding sequence ATGAAATATGATGTAATATCCCACACCGATAAGAATGGGCTAGAATACCTATCGGTAACCAACGACGACAACCAAGTAAGAATATACACCCTAAAAAACGGTCTTAAAGTTTACCTCTCCAAAAATTCTGATGCTCCCAGAATACAAACTTATATCCCCGTAAGAACAGGAAGTAATAACGACCCCAAAGACAATACTGGTCTTGCCCACTATCTGGAGCATATAATGTTTAAAGGCACTTCTAAAATAGGTAGCCTTGACTGGGAAAAAGAACGACCTCTTTTACAGAAATTATCCGATTTGTTTGAGCAGCACAAAGCCACCCAAAACGAGGAAGAAAAAAAGCAAATTTACAAAGAGATAGATACCATTTCTCAAGAGGCGGCACAGTATGCTATCCCTAACGAATACGACAAAATTTTATCTTCTCTAGGAGCTTCTGGCACTAACGCCCACACTTGGCTAGACGAAACGGTGTATAAGAACAATATCCCGTCCAACGAGTTAGAAAAATGGTTTAAAGTTGAAAAAGAACGCTTTTCGGAGCTAACCTTAAGATTATTCCATACCGAGCTAGAGTCAGTTTATGAAGAGTTCAACAGAGCCCAAGATAACGATTTTAGATTGGTGCATTATGAAATTATGGACGCTCTTTTCCCTAATCACCCCAACGGACAACAAACCACCCTCGGTAAAGCCGAACATCTAAAAAACCCGTCTATGGAAGCCTTACATAAGTATTTTAACGAATACTATGTTCCTAACAATTATGCCCTTATTTTGGTGGGAGATTTAGATTTTGAACCAACTATTGCTTTAGCTGAACGCTATTTTGGCACTTTTTCTTTTAGAGAGTTGCCTCCAAAAACACCTATCATAGAGCAACCTATAAATAACATCATTAAAAGAACTATTAAAAGTCCTTCTGCACCTAGACTTCAGATGGCATGGCGTTCTCATAGCTATGGTACTCAAGAAGCTAGACTTACCGAGATATGCACTCAAATCCTTTCAAACAACGGTGAGGTAGGACTTATTGATTTAAACATCAATCAAAAACAAACCGCCTTAAGAGCATCGGCGTTTCATTCTCCATTTAAGTCTTACGGATTTTTATCTATCGTCATCGTTCCAAAAGAAAATCAAACTTTGGACGAAGCGAAGGATTTAATTCTATCCCAAATAGAAGCCTTGAAAAAAGGAGATTTTCCAGATTGGCTCATTCCTGCCATCATCAACGATATTAAAAAAGGTAGATTAAAACAACTAGAAACTGCCGATGGACTCGCCACACTCCTTTACGAAACCTTTATTAAAGAAAGAGAATGGAACGAGGAACTAAACGAACTCAATCTGTACGAAACCATTACTAAAGAGGAAGTCATTAGTTTTGCCAACGAGTTTTTTGGCGAAAATTATGTGGTAGTTTATAAAGAAAGAGGCGAAAATGATAAACTCATACGCGTAGAAAACCCTAAAATAACGCCTATTAAAATCAATAAGGAAGCTCAATCTGAATTTTTAACGCAACTCCTCGCAGAGAAAACTCACGATATAGCTCCTGTTTTTGCCGATTATTCTAAAGAAATTTTAGAGGATAACCTCAATGGGATTAAACTCAGTTCCATTAGAAACACCCAAAACAACCTCGCTCAAATGAATTTTATTTTCCCTATGGGTACGGATAATGATAAAGAGCTAGGTTTGGTGCTAGAAGTTTTGGAATATATGGGAACCGACCGCTATTCTCCCGAAGAAATTAAACAAGAGTTTTACAAGATAGGAATTAATTACAGCTTCCAAGTTGGTACAGATAATATTAGTATTATGTTAGGCGGTTTGGAGGAAAATCTTGCTACAGGAGTTGCACTAATGGTGCATTGGCTAAGGAATATACAGCCTGATAATTCCATTTATCAAACTATGGTAGCCTCCATCTTAGATGCTCGTGAAATAAGCAAAAAAGACAAAAACCAAATTACGAGAGCTTTAGTAAATTATGCTAAATATGGAGAAAACTCTCGTTTCCGAGATGTTATTACCAAAGAAAGGTTACAAACGGCTAAGGCGGAAGATTTCACGCAAAGAACTCAAATATTATTGGATTACCCTTATGAACTATTTTTCTATGGGCAAGATATTGAAGCGTTTAAATCAGCATTGTTAGATATAGGTCTTACCAAAGGAACCCTTACACCTCCAACTCCTAAAAACTACCCAGAGCCAGTCACTAACCAAAATAAAGTTTATCTAGTGTATTATGATATGGTACAGGTGGAAATAATGAAGGTAGGACGAGGCGAAGAAATCAATCCTAAAAATTTTGGACGAATAAGTGTCTTTAATGAATACTTTGGGCGTGGGCTATCTTCTATTGTATTTCAAGAAATACGAGAATCTAAATCTTTGGCTTATTCGGCTTATGTATCTTACACCTACCCTAGCCAACTCAAAAAATATGATTATGTAACATCTTACCTTGGCACTCAATCCGACAAAATGGAAATCGCCTTAAACTCTATAAACGAACTAATGAACGAATTCCCACAAGTCAAGTCGCAATTCAATAATGCTAAAAGTTCTGCACTGAAGCAAATTGCCTCACAAAGACTTACAAAGCAGAATTTGTACTTCAATTATCTTGCGATACAAAAATGGGGATACAGCTACGACATTAGAAAGGATATTTATGATGAGATAAACTCGCTTAGTTTAGACGATTTAATTGATTTTTATAATCAAAACATAAAACCGATACCATATCATACCGCCATTATAGGGCAAACCAAAAGCCTTGACTTAAATTATCTAAAAAGTTTAGGAACAGTGCAAGAGTTAAGCATAGAAGATTTATTTGGTTATTAA